The Dehalococcoidia bacterium genome includes a window with the following:
- a CDS encoding AAA family ATPase translates to MAADVWLISGIPGSGKSTTARLLAERFDRSVHIEGDLLHDWVVRGKVGPGDEPAGESKRQIRLCVRNQCLLARSFAEAGFTAIVDYVIENPAAHLSQLPGLSVRFVVLSPGREAAIARDRDRPQSIRHRAKHGVSIAERFAYLEEGFLGSRGRGLWLDTRALTPEQAVEAILERQDEALIQRAIPEDQEKPHAGT, encoded by the coding sequence GTGGCGGCTGACGTCTGGCTCATCAGCGGCATACCCGGCTCGGGAAAGTCCACCACGGCGCGGCTCCTGGCGGAGCGATTCGACCGCAGCGTCCACATCGAAGGGGACCTCCTTCACGACTGGGTGGTCCGCGGCAAAGTCGGGCCCGGCGACGAGCCGGCCGGCGAGTCGAAGCGCCAGATACGCCTTTGTGTCCGCAACCAGTGCCTCCTGGCGCGCTCGTTCGCTGAGGCCGGGTTTACGGCCATCGTCGACTACGTCATCGAGAATCCGGCGGCCCACCTGTCGCAGCTCCCCGGCCTCTCAGTGCGGTTCGTGGTGCTTTCGCCGGGGAGGGAGGCCGCCATCGCGCGCGACAGGGACCGGCCGCAGAGCATCCGCCACCGGGCGAAGCACGGAGTCTCCATCGCCGAGCGTTTCGCATATCTGGAGGAGGGCTTCCTCGGCAGCCGGGGCCGAGGTCTCTGGCTGGACACGCGAGCACTGACGCCAGAGCAAGCTGTCGAGGCGATACTCGAGCGGCAGGACGAAGCCCTGATTCAGAGGGCCATCCCAGAGGACCAGGAGAAGCCACATGCCGGTACCTGA
- a CDS encoding PEP-utilizing enzyme, with protein MVAAELREFPVAWRRPEDAEKLWAWDGMHCPRPLTPLSIEFAVALARSGVFEDRGASPDDPPVMFVNGYFYQRFQPPDPNAATDPRTQAAERRAAEEAPRVARLWQRRWLPQIRRVCREILATDYDAMSTAELQAALRRAIDRAGRAFALTLRAAAPMSAGVQNLYEFCEKEFGPEGVALAGESIQGYNNASFAADAALWQVARRAEDLGLASLLLSSPPERLPTALEALPAGRELLAALRTYLNRFGWRTPTWWELSEPPWREAPQVALTEVARILREGIEDPRLKARAVIARRRAALRRIRARLEGAKRAEFDALWRTAKQFVPVSEGRALWQLSLSGYLRLPALALGRALVRDGALDDQNDIFYLSLDDLSSGDPAGWRTLVAERRRDRDRWRVIVPPMTIGRMPPPPPAEGGADQAGTVALPFGVRMVSGFGAERSADERLLKGNAASPGVASGRACVAETVEAAERLQPGDILVCRFTTPSWAHLFSRAAAIVADSGGVLSHCAILAREYGIPCVAGVRVATRRIRDGMMLTVDGTQGIVRLED; from the coding sequence ATGGTCGCAGCGGAGCTGCGGGAGTTTCCGGTTGCCTGGCGCCGGCCCGAGGACGCCGAGAAGCTCTGGGCCTGGGACGGCATGCACTGCCCCAGGCCGCTGACGCCGCTCTCCATCGAGTTCGCGGTGGCACTCGCGCGCAGCGGCGTCTTCGAAGACAGGGGCGCCAGTCCTGACGACCCGCCCGTGATGTTCGTGAACGGCTACTTCTACCAGCGGTTCCAGCCCCCCGACCCGAACGCCGCGACCGATCCCAGGACCCAGGCGGCTGAGAGGCGCGCGGCCGAGGAGGCGCCCCGGGTAGCGCGCCTGTGGCAGCGGCGCTGGCTGCCGCAGATACGGCGGGTCTGCCGCGAGATACTGGCCACGGACTACGACGCGATGTCCACGGCCGAGCTCCAGGCGGCGCTGAGGCGGGCGATCGACAGGGCCGGCCGCGCCTTCGCCCTGACTCTTCGCGCCGCCGCGCCCATGTCCGCGGGCGTCCAAAACCTGTACGAGTTCTGCGAAAAGGAGTTCGGGCCGGAGGGCGTAGCGCTCGCCGGTGAATCGATCCAGGGCTACAACAACGCATCGTTCGCGGCGGATGCCGCGCTGTGGCAGGTCGCCCGCCGGGCAGAGGACCTTGGCCTCGCTTCGTTGCTCCTGTCGTCTCCGCCGGAAAGGCTTCCGACGGCGCTCGAAGCTTTACCGGCTGGACGAGAGCTGCTGGCGGCCCTGAGGACCTACCTCAATCGCTTCGGCTGGCGCACCCCGACCTGGTGGGAGCTGTCAGAGCCTCCCTGGCGAGAGGCGCCTCAGGTCGCGTTGACGGAGGTCGCTCGCATCCTGAGGGAAGGGATCGAAGACCCGCGTCTCAAGGCCCGCGCCGTGATCGCCCGGCGGCGTGCCGCCTTGCGGCGCATCCGCGCCCGGCTCGAGGGCGCGAAGCGGGCGGAGTTCGATGCCCTGTGGAGGACAGCCAAACAGTTCGTGCCCGTGAGCGAAGGCCGCGCCCTCTGGCAGCTCAGCCTCAGCGGCTATCTGCGGCTGCCGGCGTTGGCCCTGGGCAGGGCGCTTGTCCGGGACGGAGCGCTGGATGACCAGAACGACATCTTCTACCTGAGCCTGGACGACCTCTCCTCCGGAGACCCGGCCGGCTGGCGCACCCTGGTGGCGGAGCGGCGCCGCGACCGCGATCGCTGGCGCGTCATCGTGCCGCCGATGACCATTGGCCGGATGCCACCCCCTCCGCCAGCGGAAGGAGGCGCGGATCAGGCAGGGACCGTGGCGCTGCCGTTTGGCGTTCGCATGGTCTCCGGCTTCGGCGCGGAGCGCAGCGCTGACGAGCGCCTCCTCAAGGGCAACGCTGCCAGCCCCGGCGTCGCGAGCGGCAGGGCTTGCGTCGCCGAGACGGTCGAGGCTGCCGAAAGGCTACAGCCGGGCGACATCCTCGTCTGCCGCTTCACGACCCCCTCCTGGGCGCACCTCTTCTCCCGCGCGGCAGCCATCGTCGCCGACTCGGGCGGAGTGCTCTCGCACTGCGCGATCCTGGCGCGGGAGTACGGCATCCCCTGCGTCGCCGGTGTGCGCGTAGCCACGCGGCGGATCCGAGACGGCATGATGCTGACAGTAGACGGCACCCAGGGCATCGTACGGCTGGAGGACTGA
- a CDS encoding cyclase family protein, with product MPVPERLPSYRELLAREGAPPGSAWGVFGTDDQVGCVNLMTPEKAVEAARLVRTGKSFALNWEFELPNPALFRRGNLRHTITGQGAGRDDIIDNFYPQASSQWDGLTHVGHPQYGFYNGVTADQITGREGTRNGIEHWARRGMVTRGVLLDMARYLASQGTPVAGNEARRFSVDELEAARQAQGVEIRQGDVLLIRSGWMEWYLNASPQERFAITNVQNLHAPGIAATEDMAEYLWDLHVAAVAGDHPSLEAWPPTPETGGFLHQRLIGLLGIPIGELWYLEALAADCAADGVYEFMFTSAPLNILGGVGSPPNAIAIK from the coding sequence ATGCCGGTACCTGAGCGTCTTCCGTCATACAGAGAGCTTCTGGCGCGGGAGGGCGCGCCGCCCGGCTCCGCCTGGGGCGTCTTCGGGACCGACGACCAGGTGGGCTGCGTGAACCTGATGACGCCGGAGAAGGCGGTCGAAGCGGCGCGGCTGGTGAGGACCGGCAAGTCCTTCGCCCTGAACTGGGAGTTCGAGTTGCCCAACCCGGCGCTCTTTCGCCGCGGCAACCTGCGTCACACGATCACGGGCCAGGGCGCCGGACGCGACGACATCATCGACAACTTCTACCCTCAGGCGTCGTCCCAGTGGGACGGCCTGACCCATGTCGGCCATCCCCAGTACGGCTTCTACAACGGAGTGACCGCTGACCAGATCACCGGCCGGGAGGGCACTCGCAACGGCATCGAGCACTGGGCTCGCCGCGGCATGGTGACACGCGGCGTCCTGCTGGACATGGCCCGCTACCTTGCCTCGCAGGGCACGCCCGTCGCCGGTAACGAGGCGCGCCGGTTCAGCGTCGATGAGCTCGAGGCTGCGCGCCAGGCCCAGGGCGTCGAGATCCGCCAGGGCGACGTGCTGCTGATCCGCAGCGGCTGGATGGAGTGGTACCTGAACGCGTCGCCCCAGGAGCGCTTCGCTATCACCAACGTCCAGAACCTGCACGCGCCGGGCATCGCCGCTACCGAGGACATGGCCGAGTACCTGTGGGACCTGCACGTCGCCGCCGTCGCGGGGGACCACCCCTCGCTCGAGGCCTGGCCGCCCACGCCCGAGACGGGCGGTTTCCTGCACCAGCGCCTCATCGGCCTCCTCGGCATACCCATCGGCGAGCTGTGGTACCTCGAGGCGCTGGCGGCCGACTGTGCCGCTGACGGTGTCTACGAGTTCATGTTCACTTCGGCGCCGCTGAACATCCTCGGCGGCGTCGGCTCCCCACCCAATGCCATCGCGATCAAGTAG